The proteins below come from a single Halostagnicola larsenii XH-48 genomic window:
- a CDS encoding acyl-CoA dehydrogenase family protein: protein MNPLEETIVPDRAQGVKAEAREFAREHIEPAAAEYYESGEYPWEILEAAQEAGLAGQDIPESLGGRGLDLAQLLAITEEFYRADAGIALTIQLASFGCEITYEYGTDEQCEEYVRPVAEGEQISGLAVSEPETGSDLAGMQTSAERDGDEYVLNGEKYWIGNGVEADWITVYARTGDDEDNRYGNHSMFIVPTDTDGYEAEHIPEKMAMPASKQAHITFEDCRIPAENRIGHEGAGFMMLADFFNHGRVVVSGHGLGLAAAAIEEAWEFTHDREEFGRTINEFQAVQHGLADMLIEFESARTLVWRACEKVANDDNAGYWAALSKTKATETAVDVAEQGMQFHGGRSILDERRIARVYRDVRVPVIYEGANEVQRNLIYGQAP from the coding sequence ATGAACCCCCTCGAGGAGACCATCGTTCCCGACCGCGCACAGGGAGTCAAAGCAGAAGCCAGAGAATTCGCTCGAGAGCACATCGAACCCGCCGCCGCCGAGTACTACGAATCGGGGGAGTACCCCTGGGAGATCCTCGAGGCCGCCCAGGAAGCGGGTCTCGCCGGACAGGACATTCCCGAATCGTTGGGCGGGCGGGGGCTCGACCTCGCGCAACTACTCGCGATCACGGAGGAGTTCTACCGGGCCGACGCCGGGATCGCCCTGACGATTCAACTGGCCAGTTTCGGCTGCGAGATCACCTACGAGTACGGGACCGACGAACAGTGCGAGGAGTACGTCAGGCCCGTGGCCGAAGGCGAGCAGATATCCGGACTCGCCGTCTCGGAGCCGGAGACCGGAAGCGACCTCGCGGGAATGCAAACCAGCGCGGAACGGGACGGCGACGAGTACGTCCTCAACGGCGAGAAGTACTGGATCGGCAACGGCGTCGAGGCCGACTGGATAACCGTCTACGCTCGAACCGGCGATGACGAGGACAATCGGTACGGTAACCACTCGATGTTCATCGTCCCCACCGATACCGACGGCTACGAGGCCGAACACATCCCCGAAAAGATGGCGATGCCCGCGTCGAAACAGGCACACATCACGTTCGAGGACTGTCGGATCCCCGCGGAGAATCGAATCGGCCACGAGGGTGCCGGTTTCATGATGCTCGCGGATTTCTTCAACCACGGTCGGGTTGTCGTCTCCGGTCACGGGCTCGGCCTGGCGGCCGCGGCCATCGAGGAAGCCTGGGAGTTCACCCACGACCGAGAGGAGTTCGGCCGGACGATAAACGAGTTTCAGGCCGTCCAACACGGATTGGCGGACATGCTCATCGAGTTCGAGAGCGCTCGAACGCTCGTCTGGAGAGCGTGCGAAAAAGTGGCAAACGACGACAACGCGGGATACTGGGCCGCGCTGTCGAAAACGAAGGCGACCGAGACGGCCGTCGATGTCGCCGAGCAGGGGATGCAGTTTCACGGCGGCCGATCGATCCTCGACGAACGCCGGATCGCGCGCGTCTACCGGGACGTTCGCGTCCCGGTCATCTACGAAGGGGCGAACGAAGTCCAGCGGAACTTGATCTACGGACAGGCCCCCTGA